From the genome of Deinococcus cellulosilyticus NBRC 106333 = KACC 11606:
TCATACGGCACACAGACAAAAGACGTTCCAAAGGAAGATCCTGATCTCAGCAAAAATCGTTTAAACCCATTCCACTGTCCTGACCTTCATACTCGCTTTGCTCGGCAAAAGTCTGTTCAACAGACTTTTGCTGAAAGCAATATAATCTGCTTTGTATGCCAAACGCTGACTTTGTGGGACTGGTCCAGAGCCTCCTCTCCACCGCCGAGGGCGCGATGGGAGAATTCAGCCCGGTGCACCACCGGGTGCAGAACGATGGCCTCGCCAGAGACCGCGCCAAAAAGACCGTGGAAAGCAGCCTGAGACTCCTGATCATGCTGCAGGAAAAGACCCGGGGCAACCTGGACTTCACCGAGAGCGACATCCTCTCAAGCGCCATTCAGGTGGTGCGGGATTACCACCATCAATTTGAGGCCTGAATGCGCATTGTGCTTCAACGCGTGAAACATGCCTCGGTCACGGTGGAAGGTCAAATCACCGGAGCCATCCAGCAGGGTTTTCTGCTGCTGGTGGGTGTGTCCCACGAAGACACCCTGCAAGACGCTGAACTTCTGGCCTCCAAGATCGCAAAACTGCGCATCTTCAACGATCAGGACGGCAAGATGAACCTCTCCATCGATCAGGTGGGAGGCCAGATCCTTTCTGTGAGCCAGTTCACCCTCTTTGCAGACTGGCGCAAGGGAAACCGCCCCTCTTTCATCCGTGCTGCGAAACCTGAGCAGGCAAAAGCCCTGTGGGAAGAGTTCAACCACTTCCTGAGAAAGCAAGGGCTGGACGTGCAGACAGGCATTTTCGCTGCTGACATGAAAGTCGAACTCTTCAACGATGGTCCGGTGACCCTGATCCTCGACTCCAAGGAGACCGCATGAAGTTCCACCTCAAACCCCTCCTGGCCACCCTGAGTCTGCTTGGTCTGGCCCAGGCCGGGGATTACACCGTCAAATCCGGAGACACCCTCTCCCGAATTGCCCAGCAGTTCGGGGTCAGCGTGCAGGACATCAAAAGCACCAACAACCTCAAAAACGACATCATCCGGATCGGGCAGGTGCTGGACATCCCTGGCCTTTCAGACACCGAGACCGTGGAAGTGGGAGACCTGAAAGTCACCCTTCCCAAACGCGTCTGGGATGGAGATGCCTTCAGCGTGCGCCTGAAGGGTGAAGATGCTGATAAAGCCATTGTGCGCTTCATGAGCGAAACCAGTGAAGACGTGCGTGAACCTGCCGAGTACCTGAAAGCCGTGAACATCAAGGACAAAGAAGCCCTTGTGCTTGGCAGGGTGGTGCTCGGGAACGTGGGCAAGACCATCCAGATTGAAATTGCCCTCAAAGACAAAGTGGAGACCCTGGAAGTTCCAGTGACCGTCAAACAGGCCACTGCACGCCCACTGAACCTCGCCCCTGAGGTTGCAGCCAAACTGAACCCCACCAACCAGACCCGCGAAGACCAGGCCCTCAACAAGGTCTACGCCATGCGGACCCCCCAACAGTGGAGCAAAGCCTTTCAGGACCCTGGTGTAAAAGCCGTTTCTGCAGGCTTCGGGACCAAGCGCATCTA
Proteins encoded in this window:
- a CDS encoding DUF1844 domain-containing protein — encoded protein: MPNADFVGLVQSLLSTAEGAMGEFSPVHHRVQNDGLARDRAKKTVESSLRLLIMLQEKTRGNLDFTESDILSSAIQVVRDYHHQFEA
- the dtd gene encoding D-aminoacyl-tRNA deacylase; its protein translation is MRIVLQRVKHASVTVEGQITGAIQQGFLLLVGVSHEDTLQDAELLASKIAKLRIFNDQDGKMNLSIDQVGGQILSVSQFTLFADWRKGNRPSFIRAAKPEQAKALWEEFNHFLRKQGLDVQTGIFAADMKVELFNDGPVTLILDSKETA
- a CDS encoding M23 family metallopeptidase, producing the protein MKFHLKPLLATLSLLGLAQAGDYTVKSGDTLSRIAQQFGVSVQDIKSTNNLKNDIIRIGQVLDIPGLSDTETVEVGDLKVTLPKRVWDGDAFSVRLKGEDADKAIVRFMSETSEDVREPAEYLKAVNIKDKEALVLGRVVLGNVGKTIQIEIALKDKVETLEVPVTVKQATARPLNLAPEVAAKLNPTNQTREDQALNKVYAMRTPQQWSKAFQDPGVKAVSAGFGTKRIYKPGDPVKYHYGTDLPAKTGTPIYAVNDGTVVIAEKFEIRGNLVVIDHGLGVQSLYFHQSKILVKAGDKVKKGDKIGEVGSTGLSTGPHLHWEMRVRGEATNPQGWVGKVYP